From the Triticum urartu cultivar G1812 chromosome 4, Tu2.1, whole genome shotgun sequence genome, the window CGTTGAACCCGTCGATGAGGGAGATGTCGAAGAAGTCGAGGTTCATGTACTTGTTGAGCCCGAACTCGGCCAGCGTGTTGGGCGCCTGCCCGTACTGCGTGCACTGCAGCTTGCCGCCGCAGTCGCCCGTCTGGCACCGCCCGTTGCCGGCGCTGTCGAAGTTGCACCCCGTGCGCGCCCACACGCGCCCGCCCGTCGTGCCCGCCGGCACGTCGATGCTCCACGTCTGCCCCGCGTCCAGCTTTCTGCCCCCGCCGGCCGGCACCGCTGCCGCCCACACCGTGTACTGGCACTTGTTGATGACCGTGAAGGTCGCCGCGTCGGCCGCGGCGACCAGGACGAGGAGCAGGATGGTAGAAGCGAGGACAGACGCCATCCTGATCTCTCCCCTCTGGTAGAGCTCAAGTGTTCTTGTGGCGAGGAATAATGGAGTTCGATCGATTGGGTCGATATTTATAGGGTTGGGAAGAGTTGAATTCAACTTTTTGCAGCTTCTCGACGTGGTTGCTTGGCAGCTCACGAGCAAGCGGTTAGGCCACACAACAAAAGAGATCACGCCGCTGAGACTCAGGCCACCACCAGGCTACGCATGCTTGAT encodes:
- the LOC125550224 gene encoding alpha-amylase/trypsin inhibitor-like — encoded protein: MASVLASTILLLVLVAAADAATFTVINKCQYTVWAAAVPAGGGRKLDAGQTWSIDVPAGTTGGRVWARTGCNFDSAGNGRCQTGDCGGKLQCTQYGQAPNTLAEFGLNKYMNLDFFDISLIDGFNVPMSFIPAPGSPGCPKGGPQCPRVITPQCPNELRAAGGCNNACTVFKEDRYCCTGSAANNCGPTDYSRFFKGQCSDAYSYPKDDATSTYTCPGGTNYQVIFCP